ACGGTATGATTTTGCTTGCACAGTTTGTGACAACAAAATCTACGTGGCAGGGGGGAAGTCCACGCTGTCATGTGCCGGGCCAGCACGGGGGATCTCATCGGCTGAGGTGTACGACCCCGAAAATGACAAGTGGATCCCTTTGCCTAATTTGCATATTTTAAGGTACAAATGTATAGGTGTGACGTGGCAAGGGAAAGTTTACATAGTTGGGGGGTTTGCTGAGAGAGAAGACTCGGATAAGACAATGCCAAGCATAGTGGAACGTAGTTCAGCAGAGGTGTATGACACGCAAGCAGGGAAGTGGGACATGATAGCGGGGATGTGGCAATTGGATGTGCCACCTAATCAGATAGTGGCAGTGAATGGTACACTTTTGAGTTCAGGGGATTGCCTGAATGCATGGAAGGGACACATTGAGGCCTATGATGGAAAACTTTGGAATGAAGTTGATGGATCGCACAAGAGAAACCTGTCCACATTAGAGGACAACTATGAGAATTGGCCTCCGAATGATCAAAGACTGTACCTAACTATGGCACCAATTGGGACTCGTTTGTTTTTCTTGGCAGGTTACAGGATAGGTGGGGAACTACCAAGAACTATGTCTGTTGTGCACATGTTTGACACTTCAGCCACCAGGGATGCTTGGAGGAGCTTTGAACCAATGGAATTGGAGGGTGAGAAAGAGCTTTGTGGCCATTGCTGTGTTGTGCAACTCTCTTAAATTGagagttcaaaaaaaaaaaaaaaaacaatatgtaGAATggtttaagtttaatttatagCTATATGTT
The nucleotide sequence above comes from Glycine soja cultivar W05 chromosome 11, ASM419377v2, whole genome shotgun sequence. Encoded proteins:
- the LOC114375704 gene encoding kelch-like protein 28 — encoded protein: MGSLPSPPRPTAPPSPENLLSNHVVVAVFCPREPTPGVSLPNSIELYYPSMNTWTYVGTIPGLIDDQILKGFAIVSLGDFIYIIGGQICHKEMVHVSDECADYVDEGIKVVATVLRYNIRTNQWFNCAPLGVARYDFACTVCDNKIYVAGGKSTLSCAGPARGISSAEVYDPENDKWIPLPNLHILRYKCIGVTWQGKVYIVGGFAEREDSDKTMPSIVERSSAEVYDTQAGKWDMIAGMWQLDVPPNQIVAVNGTLLSSGDCLNAWKGHIEAYDGKLWNEVDGSHKRNLSTLEDNYENWPPNDQRLYLTMAPIGTRLFFLAGYRIGGELPRTMSVVHMFDTSATRDAWRSFEPMELEGEKELCGHCCVVQLS